Genomic segment of Candidatus Eremiobacterota bacterium:
CTTATGATTACAAGCATCCGGGAGCAGACCGGGTTCTTTTTCCCCGGGCAGGCAGCGCATCCCTTCTATCTGCCTGTCGATGAGCTTGTGGAAAAGCCGATTGATGCGAAGGTCCTGCTTCAAAAAGTGGAGACTTTGCTGGGCAAATAAGTGATAATAAGAGAATCTTCAAGAAACGGGATTAACAGCAGGATGGAAAGAAAATCCACCATTCTCATCATTGACGATGAAGAGGGAATCAGGGATTCATGTTCCCAGATCCTCGCAAAATGCGGGCATGAAGTGATTCAGTCGCCCGACGGCAGCGATGGAATCGAAAAGGTTACCCAGAAAAGGCCCGATCTCGTGCTCCTCGATCTCAAGATGCCCGGCATGAGCGGCATAGAGGTGCTTGAAAAGATCAAGCAGATAGAGCCTGATACCATTGTCATTGTGATAACGGGATTTGCCACCATAGAATCAGCGGTGGAAGCCATAAAAAAGGGAGCCTATGATTTTCTCCCCAAGCCATTCAAGGGAAACGAGCTCAAGGTAATTGTCGCCAGGGGGCTTGAAAAAAGATCTCTTTTAATAGAATCCGCCCAGCTCCGTGAAGAGAAGAAAAGGCTTGAGAAGAACTTCGCAAGCCTCGTGTCGCACCAGCTGCGGGCACCGCTGGTAAACATCCAGCAGTATTTCGAGGTCATCCTCCATGGAGCCGTGGGGGAAGTCAATGAAAAACAGGAGGGAATCCTCAGGAAGCAGCAGAGAAATGTAAAAAACCTTCTGGAATTGATTGATGAGTGGCTCGGCATGGCAAGCATAGACAATGAAGTGGTTCAGAAGAGGCTTGTATCTGTTGACCTGGGGGAAGTTTTTCAGAAAATCAGAGATACCCTTGACATGGTCGCCCGGAATGAGCAGGTCTCCCTGATAATCGATCAATCCGGAGACTATCCTCCGGTAAAAGGTGTTCCGCAATTAATCGAGGAAGCGCTGAAAAATCTTGTGCACAACGGAATCAAATACAACACACCGGGCGGGCAGGTGACACTCAAGGCCCAGGCGAAGGGGCGCCTTACCATGATTCAGGTCGCCGACAACGGCATAGGCATGGATGAAGAAAGCCTGCCTTTCATCTTTGACGAATTCTACCGGGTCAATAAAAGCGGGAATCAAAAAAAGACCGGCACCGGCCTCGGTCTTGCCATAGTAAAAAAGATTATCGCGGCTCACTCAGGCTCCATAAGCGTCGAGAGCGCACCGGGGAAAGGGACATCATTCACAATCCTTCTGCCGGCAGCCTGAAAGGAGTAACCGCACCCCGGGTTGAAGAGATTACAGCCCGATTCTGAACAGGGGGAGTTACCGCCATGAATGACACTGAGGTCAGCGGGAAAGCGAGGAAAGTAGCCCACGTCAACGAGGATATCTGCAGAGGATGCGGCACCTGCGTTGCCAACTGCCCCTCAGGGGCCGCCTCTCTCCATGAGCTGAAAACCGATGTGGGCCCCGTCATCATAGAAAAAGCCGGCGTATACGAGGAGTATGATGACATCTTTGACGCCGTCCATTCTAATGCCCTGAGTGCCGTGAAGGTGTTTCTCGACAGGGGTATCGATGCGAATATCCAGGACGAAACGGGGGCGACACCGCTTCACTGGGCCACGCACAACGACCTTCCGGAGATCGTGGAGCTTCTTGTGGACCACGGTGCTGCCATCAATGCCCATGACTGCGACGGGTGGACACCGCTCCACTGGACAAAATCCAAGAGGATATTCGATTACTTCATGAGCAAGGGCGCCGATCTCAATTCGAGAGACCAATGCGGCCAGACTCCTCTGCACCTCCTCGCAATGACAGAAAGGCCTGATGCAGTGGAATATCTCATCTCAAAGGGAGCCCAGGTCAATGCGAGAGAGGCTTTCGGAAAGACGCCGCTCCATTTCGCCGCCCTCAAAGGCAACACGAAAGTGGCGGATATGCTGCTTTCCAAAGGCGCAGAGGTCAACGCGAGAGATGAATCCGGGAAGACCCCCCTCCACTTCGCGGTGATAAAGGAGCACAAGGATGTGGCGAAACTGCTTCTTGACCGCGGCGCCGACAGGGCAATCACCGACAAGGATCGGAAGACAGCCATTGATTACGCCAGGGAAAAGGGCTTCAAGAGCCTCGTGGAGATGCTGGGAAAGAAGTAAATCTTCACGCAGGATCCACCTGGTGACTCGCCGCATAGTGAAAGAAGGAACATATTTCCCTTTCCCAGAAATTCAGTGTACCACCATGAAAAGACTTGTTACTCCCCAGGCGACAGACAGGGGGTTCGTTGCCAAGATAGAAAAAGAGAGTGGCCAGGCCCTATGCTCATGCAACCAGTGCGGGAAGTGTTCCGCAGGGTGCCCTATTGCTCCATTTTTTGACATCATGCCGCACCAGGTAATGCGATCCCTCCAGTGGGGCCTCAAGGATGAGCTTCTGTGCTCTTCCTTCATATGGCTCTGCGTGAACTGCATGGCCTGCCAGGAAAGGTGCCCCCGGAAGCTCAGCGTGTCGGAGGTGGCTGACGCCCTGAGGCGCGAGGCAATCGCGGAAAAGGTAAAGCCTGCCGAGCCTGACGTGGCCACCTTCCACAAAAATTTCCTGAACATCATAGCGATGAACGGGAGGCTCCATGAGGTGATGCTCACGGGCCTGCAGAACCTTCTCACCTTGAAGCCTTTCAAGGATGCCATGCTGGGTATGGGCCTTTTCTCAAAGGGGAGGCTGAGCCATCTGCCCCATCGCATAAAGGACGGTGCCTTTCTCAAGCGCATCGGCGGGAGGCTGAACCAGTGAAAAAGGTCGCCTATTTCCCCGGCTGCAGTCTTGCAGGGATGGATGCGGAATATGATCACGCGAGCCGCCTTGCCGCTCTGCTTCTCGGCATAGAGCTTGTAGAGGTGGAGGACTGGAGCTGCTGCGGCGCCACCTCGGCCCACAGCACCGACCATGAGCTCTCCGTGCTGATGCCGGCAAGAACACTGGGGATCGTTGAAAAGATGGGGCTTGACACCCTCACTGCTCCCTGCGCTTCCTGTTATTCGCGCTTCGTCACCACCGGCCATAAGCTGAAAGAGGACCGGGAGCTCGCGAGCCGCATCATGCCGGAGCTTGGAATCTCTTCGCCCGATGCGGTGAAAGTGAGGAGCCTCCTCCACATGATAGCCGACATGCCCCGGGATTTCATCAAGGAGAAGATAAAGCTTGAACTCCCGGGCCTCAGGCCCGCCTGCTATTACGGCTGCCTTCTCTCCAGGCCATCAGCCGTCGTGGGGGAGGCGCACCCCGAGAGCCCCGTGATGATGGACGACCTGATGGCCCTTACGGGCGCACGGCCGGTAAAATGGTATCACAAGACGGAGTGCTGCGGCGCCGCCTTGAGCATACCCCGCACCGACGTCGTCCTTGAGCTCACTTCAAGACTGATGAAGAGGGCCGGGGAAGCGGGGGCGAACTGCATCGTGACGGCCTGCCCGCTCTGCTTTACCAACCTTGATCTCCGCCAGTCCCAGGCAAGGGAGTATTCAAAAGAGACGGGGCCCCCTGTGCCTGTATTCTACTTTACCGAGCTGATGGCGCTCGCCATGGGCGCCCCCCGGGGAAAGCTCGGCTTTGGCAAGCACGCCGTGGACCCCGTTCCCCTTCTTGACGAGGCTTTGAAAGCCCAGGCCGTGGAAGGGGGGAAGTAAGGGTGCCGCGCATCGGAGTCTTCATCTGCCATTGCGGGATAAACATTGCAAAGACCGTTGATACCGGGAAAGTCGCCGATGCGGCCCGCAGGCTCCCCGGCGTGGTCTATGCCGAGGAATACAAGTACATGTGCTCAGATCCAGGGCAGAAGATTATCCTTGACGCCATAAAAGAGCGCGATCTTGACCGGATCGTCGTCGGCGCATGCTCACCGAGCCTCCATGAGCCGACTTTCCAGGTATGCGTGTCCAAGGCAGACCTGAATCCTTATTTCATGGAGATGGCGAATCTCAGGGAGCAGTGCTCGTGGGTCACGCTGGACAAGGAACAAGCCACGGAAAAAGCCATAGAGGCCGTGAGGGTGGCAGTGGCAAAAGCATCCCGGGGCAGGCCCCTCTTCTCGACAAGCCTGCCGGTGACAAGGCGCGCCCTCGTGATAGGCGGAGGCGTATCGGGAATACAGGCGGCGCTCGACATTGCCGATGCCGGCTATCCCGTGGTCCTGGTCGAGAGAGAGCCTTCCATCGGCGGCCGGATGGCCCAGCTTGACAAGACTTTCCCAACGCTCGACTGCTCGGCCTGTATCCTCACCCCGAAGATGGTGGAGGCTGCCCGCCACCCGAACATCACCATGCACACTTACTCCGATGTCGAGTCGATAGCAGGGTTTGTGGGCAACTTCGAGGTTACCGTAAGAAAAAAAGCACGGTCCATTGATATGAGCGCCTGCACCGGCTGCGGCCTGTGTTACGAGATGTGCCCCGTCAAGGTGGCTAATAAATTCGAGGAAGGCATGGGTCACAGGCCGGCAGTATACATTCCCTTCCCGCAGGCCGTCCCCAACAAGCCCGTCATTGACCGGGAGGCCTGCACTTACTTCAGGAAGGGCAAGTGCGGCCTCTGCAAGAAGGTCTGCCCCGCCGGCGCCGTTGATTACGAGCAGCAGGACGAGACCGTCACCGAGAAGGTGGGAGCCATTGTCGTTGCCACCGGGTTCGATCTCTTTGATGTGGCGAAATACGAGGAGTTCGCAGGGGGCTCTCACAAGGACATGATCACCTCGATCCAGATGGAGCGCCTTGTAAACGCGTCGGGCCCCACGGGAGGGAAGGTGGTAAGACCTTCAGACGGCAGGGAGCCGGAGACAGTGGTTTTCATCCAGTGCGTGGGCTCCCGCGACGACAAGGTGAACAGGCCTTACTGCTCCAGGATATGCTGCATGTACACGGCGAAGCAGGCAATCCTCATGAGGGAGAAATACCCGAAGGCCCGCATCTTCGTGTTTTACATGGACGTGAGGACTGCGGGAAAATCCTACGAGGAGTTTTACCGGCGCGCCGTGGAAAATTACGGCACCGAGTATATAAGGGGCAGGGTCTCAAAAATTTACCCCAGGGAAGGCAGGCTTGTCGTCGATGGCTCAGACACCATACTGGGCAGGCAGGTTGAGATTGAGGCCGATCTCGTCGTGCTGGCCGCAGGAGCCGAGGCGCGGTCCGATGCCAAGGACCTCGCAAGAAAGCTCGGCATCCAGACCGATCCGTTCAATTTCTTCAACGAGGCCCATGCCAAGCTCCGGCCCGTCGAGACAATGACCAAGGGGATCTTTCTTGCAGGGGCCTGCCAGTTTCCCAGGGACATCCCCGACTGCGTGGCATCGGCGAGCGGCGCCGCGGCAAAGGCCATAGGCATACTGAGCAAGCCTGTCCTCTCGAGCCTCCCCACCGTCGCGAGGGTGAACGAAGCCCTCTGCTCCGGATGCGAGGCCTGCAGGACCGTCTGCCCGTACCAGGCGGTCACCATGGAGGAAGTGAAGGACCGGTCGGGTGCTGTCCGCCAAGTGGCAAGAGTGAACGCCGCCGTGTGCCAGGGCTGCGGCACCTGCGCCGCGGCATGCAACGCAGGCGTCATAGACCTGCAGGGCTACAGCAATGAACAGATTACCTCCCAGATTGACGCGGCTTTGGTGTGAGGGAAACTATGAGTGACAAGGTGGAAACAGTGAAAACGGAAGAAAGCGCGTGGGAGCCGAAGATAGTAGGCTTTCTCTGCCAGTGGTGCAGCTATGCCGGCGCCGACCTTGCCGGCTCGTCAAGGTTCACCTACCCGCCCAATGTCCGCGTCATCCGCGTTCCCTGCTCGGGAAGGGTCAACCCCCTTTACATATTGAGAGCTTTCAAGAAAGGGGCAGACGGGGTGCTTGTCGCGGGATGCCATCCCGGCGACTGCCATTACAACGAGGGCAACTACTACGCGAGGCGGAGGCTCACCATGCTGGGAAAGATTCTGGGGCACATCGGCATAGAGCCGGAGCGCTTCCGCCTCGAATGGGTCTCCGCCTCGGAGGGCGGAAGGTTTGCCGACGTGATAAAAGCAGTGGCCGGGCAGGTAAAAAAGCTCGGGCCTCTTGAATTGAGGAAAAGAAAAAATGGATAAGTCCGCGAAGCTGCAGGAGACGGCAAGGAGGCTCCTGACGGAGGGGAAAGTCAGGAGTGTGGTTGCCTGCCGGAAAGGGAGGCTCCCCTTCTACCTTCAGCCTGCCGTCATCACCGACCCTTCCAAGGCCGGCAAGGCGGTCTTCACGCCCCTGGCAGGCCAGAATCTTGTAAAGATCGCGGAAAAAGCGGAGAAGCCCGCAGCCGTTGCAGTCAAGGGATGCGATGTGGGCTCGCTTGTGGACCTCTTCCAGGAGCACCAGATAAAGCGGTCTGATATCTTCATCATAGGGATGGCATGCCCCGGGGTACTGAAAGAGGATGCCCTTGAAAAAGACGGGCGCTTCAAGATCTCCGCCGTCACCGACGTGAGGGAAGAAAAGGGCAGGATCATGGCGGTAACTTCATCGGGCGCCTTCGAGATGCCTGCCTCCTTGCTGATGGAGAAATGCCTCACGTGCAAGGTCCATACCCCCGCCATGTATGATGAGCTCATAGGAGACGATCAGGCTCCGGCCGGCGGGGCTCCCGGGCAGGTGAAAAGCAGTGACCTTCACAGCATGACGCCCGGGGAGCGCCGTGATTTCTGGCTCAGGATGTTCTCCCGCTGCATCCGCTGCAATGCCTGCAGGCAGGCCTGCCCTCTCTGCTATTGCAACGAGTGCGTGATGGACGAGAGCATGCCTCGCTGGGTCACCGCGGAGAATAACGCCGTGGAGAACCTCTTTCACCAGATGATACGGGCCTTGCATTCCGCGGGGCGCTGCACGGGCTGCAGGGAGTGCGAGAGGGTCTGCCCGGTGGGGATCCCGCTGTCGCTTCTTTATGACAGGATTGCCGATGAGGCGAAAGAGCTCTTCGGCCACGAGGCGGGCATTGATCCCGAATCCCGCCCGGCATTGCTTGCTTACCTGATGAATGATCCCGGGAGAGAAAGCTGCCTTGGAGGCAAGGAGTGATGAGCACCAGATTTTTACCTGCAGGCGCGCTTGGGGACTTACTTAATAGCATGTCCTCTCATGGAACCCTTATTGCACCGGTCAAGGATGAGGATGGCTATGTGTCCTTCAAGTGTGACCCCGATCCCGGCAGGATTACCCTTGATTTTCTGAACACGGCAAGCCCCCTCCGGCAGTTCTTCATGCCCCCCGGCGAGACCCTTTTCAGCTTCAGCGGCGATCAGAAGGGGTTCACGGTACAGCAGGAAAAGCCTGAAAAGCCCATGATGATCTTCGGGGCGAGGCTCTGCGATGCGGCAGGGCTCCTGGCGCTCGACAGCGCCTTTGGGGGTGAATACAAGGATCCCTCCTACATGGAGAGAAGAAAAAATTCCCTCATCGCTGCCGTTTTCTGCAATGAGCCTCATCCCACCTGCTTCTGTGAATGCGTCCAGGGTCTCCTTTCGAAGCCCAGGGGGATCGATCTGCTGGTCTATCCTTTAAAGGAAGGCTTTCTGATCGAAGATTTCACCGACAAGGCGGCAGATCTGCTCAAGAAGTGCGAAGCCCTCCTCAAAGAGCCTTCAGCTTCGCAGGTCAGGGAAAAAGAGGAGATCCTCAAGGCCTCGGTGGACGCCCAGGCCTGTGAGCTTGATTTTTCCGCCCTGGCTTCAAAGCTCTCGGCTTCCCAGGAAGCCCGGGAGTTCTGGGATGAAGCATCCGAAGGCTGTCTCTCCTGCGGAGTGTGCTCTTTTGTATGCCCTGCGTGCCAGTGCTTCTCCGTCCAGGACGTCGCTGAAGGCAAGGAGGGCAAAAGAGTCCGCTGCTGGGCGACCTGCCAGGACTGCGGCTTTGCAAGGATGGCAGGCGGCATCGACCCCAGGCCGGCGAAAGGGGAAAGGACATGGCACCGCTTTGAGCATAAATTCGCCGCGGCACCTTCACGGAATAATATGATATTCTGCACGGGCTGCGGCAGATGCATCCGCTTCTGCCCTTCACACCACGACATCATAGAGACCATGACAGACTTCCTGCGCGGCCGCGACGAGGTGAAAGCCTGATGAAGACCCCTGAGAATCCCTATATACCTTTTTCCGCCGAGATAACGGAGGTTACGCCGGAAACGCCGGATATCAAGACCTTCAGGCTCAAGCTCCCCGAAGAAGGGTGGAGCCACCTGCCCGGGCAGTTCCTGGAGCTCTCGGTCCTTGGCGTGGGGGAATGCCCCATCTCCATATCGTCAGCTCCCCTGCACCTGCCGGCCCTCGATCTCTCGATTAAGAAGATCGGCCTCGTGACCGAAGCCGTTCATGACCTGCGCAAGGGAGATGCCGTAGGCATAAGGGGCCCTTACGGCAGGAGCTTTCCCATGAGAGAGTGGGAAGGCCGCAGCCTTCTCATAATAGGGGGCGGCATCGGCATCGCGCCCCTGCGCCCCATTATTCAGCAGGCCCTTTCTCAGCGAGATCTTTACAGGGACATAAGCATCATATACGGGGCGCGCTCCCCCCAGGACTGTGTTTACAAGGATCAGCTCAAAGAGTGGGAGGGTGCTGAGGGCGCGAAAGCATGGGTGACCGTTGACCGGGGTGATGAGACGTGGAGCGGCCACGTGGGCTTCGTGCCCTCCTATCTCGAGGAGCTGGCACCGCCGCCCGCTGACACCGTCGCCATCACGTGCGGCCCCCCCATAATGATAATGTTTGTCCTGAAAGCCCTCGAAAAGCTGGGATTCACTCCCCCGCAGATATACACCACCCTGGAGATGAAGATGCAGTGCGGCGTGGGGATATGCGGCAGGTGCGGCCTGGGAGATCGTTATATCTGCATTGACGGGCCCGTCTTCTGCTACGAGGAGATCCTGAAGCTCTCCCCCGATCTCTCGGCGCTGAAATAAGAATAAGCTTAAGAATTTTCCCGCGTCATCCCCTCCAGGATCTGCATCACTTTCTCCGCAGCCACCTTCACCGCTTCCTGTATTTGAGGGGAGAGGCCCGCGCCTACTTCCTCGAGCTTCCCCGAGACCTGGGCCGCGATGATCGTCACCTTCACGCCGCAGAGCTCCTTGAGCTCCTTGAGGAGGTTGGTCGTGGGGAACTGGTGAAAAGAGTAATCGGCAATTTTCTGCTCGGGAATCTCATCGGCATAAATCTCGAAGACTTCTCCGGGGCTCCTGAGGGGCTTATCGACGGCATCAAGCACGATGATGTGCTCCGGTCTTTTGTCCAGCACCGTGATATTGAAGAGGAGCTCTCTTACGCGCGTTCCCACGTCCTCGGCGTGAGCGAAATCAGGCAGCGTGTACTGCGTGGCGAGCAGGTCCGCCACGGCGGGGCCGAAGCCGTCATCGCCCATAAGGGTGTTCCCGCATCCGAATATGAGCACTTTTTTTTCCTGCAGCTCCTTGTACATCAATCAGCTCTCCTTTTCTCCGGCGCAGGCTTTCTCGCAAGAAGGGCTTACAGGGCACCTGCCCTGTAAGCCTCCTTGTGAGCTGTGCCTATCCCGTCACCTTAAAAGTTGCGCAGTGTGTCAATTTCCTTTCCCGCGGCATCCATTACGGTGACTTCCAGGTTGAGACCGCCATCCAGGCGGTGCGTCGCGCAGCTTAGTCAAGGGTCGTACGCTCGAACAGCCATCTCAATCCTGTTGAGCACCCCCTGATCATATTTACCGTTCTGAATCACTGCCTTCGCCGCCTGTTTGACAGACATGTTGATAGGCGCTGAGTTGTGTGTGGTTCCTACAATCATGTTCACCTTGGTGATTAATCCCTGGGCATCGCCGGTGTAATCGTGTATAAGAGTTCCCCGCGGTGCCTCCACGCACCCGACACCATGTCCGGCCTTGATTTCCACCTTGGCTCGCAGGTCGCGTCCGGTGATCTCTGGATCCTCGAGAAGCTCGATGGCTCTCTCGCAGCAGTTGACGAGCTCGATGAGACGCGCCCAGTGATAGAGAAGGGTAAGCTGGGCAGGCCGTCCGAACTGGGATCGGAAGTGCTCAAGCTCTTTCTGGGCTTCCGGTGTGCTCATCCTCTCGCAGACGTTGATACGGGCAAGTGAATTTGAGCGGTAGATGCCCTTGGGGCTCTCAAGGTCCATCGAGAACTCCCCGTTGGACCACTTCTTGGCAAAGGGCATCTTCACGTAGGTCCAGGGGAAAATCATTTCCCCAAGGTGATCGGTGTATTCGTCATAGGAGAAGTCATCGTAGGTGCCATCTGGCTTCATGAGACGGAGCTTGCCATCATAGATCTCATGGGTTCCGTCAGCGGTCACCGTGCCTATGAAGCCTGAGTTGAACACGCCAAGCACCTTCACCGTGTCAAGATACTTGGGGAACACTTCCTCCTTGGCGAATTTTATGGTGAATTTGGCGAATTCAAGCTGTGCTTTGGTTCTCTCAAGGAAGTTTTTCCTTTCTTCCTCGAGAAGGGGCCTGCTGAACCCGCCGGGGACGGCCGGTATGGGATGGATTGTCTTGCCAAGCCATTCTTCAAGCACCATTGCGCCGTCCTGCCTCATATGCACCACTTTTTTGGCCAGGTCGGGGTTGGCCAGGGCGATGCCTACGACGTTCCGTGTGGCAGGGTCGCAGTCGGGTCCCAGGACAAAATCAGGCGCGGCAAGGAAATAGAAGTGGAGCAGCTTGTCGGGGATCCATGAAAGCATCTGGACAAGCCGGCGCAGTTTTACCGCCGTGGGGGGCGGCGTGACGCCGAACACCCCGTCGGTGGCCTTGACTGAAGCGAGGTGGTGGTTCCAGGGGCAGATACCGCAGATGCGGTTGACGATGCGCGGCATTTCCTCTACAGGCCTGCCTTCGCAGAATTT
This window contains:
- a CDS encoding response regulator, yielding MERKSTILIIDDEEGIRDSCSQILAKCGHEVIQSPDGSDGIEKVTQKRPDLVLLDLKMPGMSGIEVLEKIKQIEPDTIVIVITGFATIESAVEAIKKGAYDFLPKPFKGNELKVIVARGLEKRSLLIESAQLREEKKRLEKNFASLVSHQLRAPLVNIQQYFEVILHGAVGEVNEKQEGILRKQQRNVKNLLELIDEWLGMASIDNEVVQKRLVSVDLGEVFQKIRDTLDMVARNEQVSLIIDQSGDYPPVKGVPQLIEEALKNLVHNGIKYNTPGGQVTLKAQAKGRLTMIQVADNGIGMDEESLPFIFDEFYRVNKSGNQKKTGTGLGLAIVKKIIAAHSGSISVESAPGKGTSFTILLPAA
- a CDS encoding ankyrin repeat domain-containing protein; translated protein: MNDTEVSGKARKVAHVNEDICRGCGTCVANCPSGAASLHELKTDVGPVIIEKAGVYEEYDDIFDAVHSNALSAVKVFLDRGIDANIQDETGATPLHWATHNDLPEIVELLVDHGAAINAHDCDGWTPLHWTKSKRIFDYFMSKGADLNSRDQCGQTPLHLLAMTERPDAVEYLISKGAQVNAREAFGKTPLHFAALKGNTKVADMLLSKGAEVNARDESGKTPLHFAVIKEHKDVAKLLLDRGADRAITDKDRKTAIDYAREKGFKSLVEMLGKK
- a CDS encoding 4Fe-4S dicluster domain-containing protein — translated: MKRLVTPQATDRGFVAKIEKESGQALCSCNQCGKCSAGCPIAPFFDIMPHQVMRSLQWGLKDELLCSSFIWLCVNCMACQERCPRKLSVSEVADALRREAIAEKVKPAEPDVATFHKNFLNIIAMNGRLHEVMLTGLQNLLTLKPFKDAMLGMGLFSKGRLSHLPHRIKDGAFLKRIGGRLNQ
- a CDS encoding CoB--CoM heterodisulfide reductase iron-sulfur subunit B family protein, with the translated sequence MKKVAYFPGCSLAGMDAEYDHASRLAALLLGIELVEVEDWSCCGATSAHSTDHELSVLMPARTLGIVEKMGLDTLTAPCASCYSRFVTTGHKLKEDRELASRIMPELGISSPDAVKVRSLLHMIADMPRDFIKEKIKLELPGLRPACYYGCLLSRPSAVVGEAHPESPVMMDDLMALTGARPVKWYHKTECCGAALSIPRTDVVLELTSRLMKRAGEAGANCIVTACPLCFTNLDLRQSQAREYSKETGPPVPVFYFTELMALAMGAPRGKLGFGKHAVDPVPLLDEALKAQAVEGGK
- a CDS encoding CoB--CoM heterodisulfide reductase iron-sulfur subunit A family protein → MPRIGVFICHCGINIAKTVDTGKVADAARRLPGVVYAEEYKYMCSDPGQKIILDAIKERDLDRIVVGACSPSLHEPTFQVCVSKADLNPYFMEMANLREQCSWVTLDKEQATEKAIEAVRVAVAKASRGRPLFSTSLPVTRRALVIGGGVSGIQAALDIADAGYPVVLVEREPSIGGRMAQLDKTFPTLDCSACILTPKMVEAARHPNITMHTYSDVESIAGFVGNFEVTVRKKARSIDMSACTGCGLCYEMCPVKVANKFEEGMGHRPAVYIPFPQAVPNKPVIDREACTYFRKGKCGLCKKVCPAGAVDYEQQDETVTEKVGAIVVATGFDLFDVAKYEEFAGGSHKDMITSIQMERLVNASGPTGGKVVRPSDGREPETVVFIQCVGSRDDKVNRPYCSRICCMYTAKQAILMREKYPKARIFVFYMDVRTAGKSYEEFYRRAVENYGTEYIRGRVSKIYPREGRLVVDGSDTILGRQVEIEADLVVLAAGAEARSDAKDLARKLGIQTDPFNFFNEAHAKLRPVETMTKGIFLAGACQFPRDIPDCVASASGAAAKAIGILSKPVLSSLPTVARVNEALCSGCEACRTVCPYQAVTMEEVKDRSGAVRQVARVNAAVCQGCGTCAAACNAGVIDLQGYSNEQITSQIDAALV
- a CDS encoding hydrogenase iron-sulfur subunit, with protein sequence MKTEESAWEPKIVGFLCQWCSYAGADLAGSSRFTYPPNVRVIRVPCSGRVNPLYILRAFKKGADGVLVAGCHPGDCHYNEGNYYARRRLTMLGKILGHIGIEPERFRLEWVSASEGGRFADVIKAVAGQVKKLGPLELRKRKNG
- a CDS encoding 4Fe-4S dicluster domain-containing protein: MDKSAKLQETARRLLTEGKVRSVVACRKGRLPFYLQPAVITDPSKAGKAVFTPLAGQNLVKIAEKAEKPAAVAVKGCDVGSLVDLFQEHQIKRSDIFIIGMACPGVLKEDALEKDGRFKISAVTDVREEKGRIMAVTSSGAFEMPASLLMEKCLTCKVHTPAMYDELIGDDQAPAGGAPGQVKSSDLHSMTPGERRDFWLRMFSRCIRCNACRQACPLCYCNECVMDESMPRWVTAENNAVENLFHQMIRALHSAGRCTGCRECERVCPVGIPLSLLYDRIADEAKELFGHEAGIDPESRPALLAYLMNDPGRESCLGGKE
- a CDS encoding 4Fe-4S dicluster domain-containing protein; the protein is MSSHGTLIAPVKDEDGYVSFKCDPDPGRITLDFLNTASPLRQFFMPPGETLFSFSGDQKGFTVQQEKPEKPMMIFGARLCDAAGLLALDSAFGGEYKDPSYMERRKNSLIAAVFCNEPHPTCFCECVQGLLSKPRGIDLLVYPLKEGFLIEDFTDKAADLLKKCEALLKEPSASQVREKEEILKASVDAQACELDFSALASKLSASQEAREFWDEASEGCLSCGVCSFVCPACQCFSVQDVAEGKEGKRVRCWATCQDCGFARMAGGIDPRPAKGERTWHRFEHKFAAAPSRNNMIFCTGCGRCIRFCPSHHDIIETMTDFLRGRDEVKA
- a CDS encoding FAD/NAD(P)-binding protein, which codes for MKTPENPYIPFSAEITEVTPETPDIKTFRLKLPEEGWSHLPGQFLELSVLGVGECPISISSAPLHLPALDLSIKKIGLVTEAVHDLRKGDAVGIRGPYGRSFPMREWEGRSLLIIGGGIGIAPLRPIIQQALSQRDLYRDISIIYGARSPQDCVYKDQLKEWEGAEGAKAWVTVDRGDETWSGHVGFVPSYLEELAPPPADTVAITCGPPIMIMFVLKALEKLGFTPPQIYTTLEMKMQCGVGICGRCGLGDRYICIDGPVFCYEEILKLSPDLSALK
- a CDS encoding hydrogenase maturation protease: MYKELQEKKVLIFGCGNTLMGDDGFGPAVADLLATQYTLPDFAHAEDVGTRVRELLFNITVLDKRPEHIIVLDAVDKPLRSPGEVFEIYADEIPEQKIADYSFHQFPTTNLLKELKELCGVKVTIIAAQVSGKLEEVGAGLSPQIQEAVKVAAEKVMQILEGMTRENS
- a CDS encoding Ni/Fe hydrogenase subunit alpha, whose translation is MSKTLTIQPITRIEGHGRVVLQLDDAGNVDDARFHVFALRGFEKFCEGRPVEEMPRIVNRICGICPWNHHLASVKATDGVFGVTPPPTAVKLRRLVQMLSWIPDKLLHFYFLAAPDFVLGPDCDPATRNVVGIALANPDLAKKVVHMRQDGAMVLEEWLGKTIHPIPAVPGGFSRPLLEEERKNFLERTKAQLEFAKFTIKFAKEEVFPKYLDTVKVLGVFNSGFIGTVTADGTHEIYDGKLRLMKPDGTYDDFSYDEYTDHLGEMIFPWTYVKMPFAKKWSNGEFSMDLESPKGIYRSNSLARINVCERMSTPEAQKELEHFRSQFGRPAQLTLLYHWARLIELVNCCERAIELLEDPEITGRDLRAKVEIKAGHGVGCVEAPRGTLIHDYTGDAQGLITKVNMIVGTTHNSAPINMSVKQAAKAVIQNGKYDQGVLNRIEMAVRAYDP